Within the Glycine soja cultivar W05 chromosome 3, ASM419377v2, whole genome shotgun sequence genome, the region CTACAAAGAGTTATTGGAATGTAGAAGCTAATGATAGCAAGTCTTCCACATCATATGGCTTGAGTTCCATATCCATCAAGACATGCACAATTCCTGCAAGTCCAAAAGTAGCATCCCAGTTCAACAAAACATATGTAAAGGGTATTACCATAAGGAATCTaaatgctaattttttttataaaaaaaaactaaataaagctTAATTTGAATCTGAAGTTTATTAATCTATTGTGTTATCAAATTATGACTTATTatgcttataaaattttattttaatttttttatattgtgatttatattatatttcttttttatatgtttttatgcATATATATTACTCCTTTCATTCTATTATAATTGTTAGCTTAGGTTATTTTAAAGTTACACaaaccaagaaaaataaataaatagataaaaaaataacaattttacaaaattaaccttattatcattaattatttttttatagtccatatcattaattataagaaatataagtggaaacatataattaataatatatattaaaaactaaaaataacaataatatttttttacataacgaTCATTACAGGATGAAAGGTTTAGGTAAGACTGTAGGATCTTATTATCCCAGTTATAATTTTCAAGTTATGATTTTTAATCTCTCTTTCGATCTCAGGTAGGATCTCGATTTTAACAAATATCATTTATGAACGCATAGCGTGCCGCTAAAAAAACATTGAGTTTTGTTTGCTTTTATTTTAGATGTGTGATGAATGGCTTGACTTGGTCATTGGCTTAAAGAATCTTTGAAAATTCATTAAAGAATTagacaaatttttttctttgtttactgTAGTGATGaatcgttaaaaaaaaaagaaatagattaaaattatagttttgttaaaaaatgaaaaaaaataaaataaaaacataatgcaCCCTaaatcaaaatgcattatagcaTTTCTTTTACCAATAAAAACGTCTTATAGCATTTCTcagaattttctataaataaatttaaaaaaaaagcatttctctgaattaatatataattatatacctTGCGTGACGTGAATTTTCCAAGCAATCGAGTGCCTTGTACGTAGCATTTCCCTTTAACCTTTTAATTATCACAATTTgtgatttgaaaataaatgaatCTCACATACCTGAGATGATAAATTAACTTCCTTTCTCATTTAATCATATTGCAATTTCGCCACGCTCAAATTGGTCAAAATAATTAGTCGAATTCATAAACCAAGTATTAGATCACTAGCATTTAAAACACAATGAATAAAGTAATTAAAGagggaagagaaagaaaaaaaaaagaaagatataaagaaccattatattaattactttctCATATGAAACATTGAAAATTTAATGTCTCTTGAATTCCTAGTATTCCACAAATCAACCGAAGACAAAGATTAGTTGATTGATTAGGTCAAAGATTCATTTGGAAATCGGGTGAGAGTAGGAGGGATTAGAGCATGCAACAACTGGGGCAGATCCATGTCTATGCAAAAGCTCACGAGCCAATGCTTGAAGATCACCACCACTAGCACTAGTAGCCGATGGGCCACTAGGCCCACTACCCACATATTGACGTGACTCTATGGGCCTTGGCTGCACGGCCCATGAAGGACTTTGTGCCATTGGATCAAAAAGTGAAGAGAGATCATATGTGGCTGGAACTGTAGATGGGAGCTCAGCTATTGAGATCACTGGAGGTGCCATGGTGGTTGCTTGTGGAGaagaaggtggtggtggtggtggttgggGTAACTCTAGGGTTGCAAGGTGGCCTTGTAAGTAGGAGAGTTCTGCTTGTAAACTCACCACCTGTCCAACAAAGAATTGAAGCAAGAAAATTCATGAGCAAGATAAGTAAGAATGCATTGTTAAAAAAGGTATtgaaaacttcttttttttatcttatgtgCTAGGTGCATAAATTAGAGCATCTATCATGTCATGCCTAATTGTTTCAATGAGTTATTTGTCTAAGATTTGTAATTCCTACAATGTCAAATAGCTTTAAGaactttaaacaaaaatttactcAAATATTAAAGTTATTAAAGTAAGTACTTAACTTGAGTCATATGAAATtttggatttaaaaaaattgtttttcttttgcaataatcaattaaacaacaattatttttataaacaacACATTATCAAGTTATCAgctgcaataaaaaaaattgttaaacaatattatttaactTGAAACAACTCATTTAAGCACTCATGTTAATGTTAGAGATATTCT harbors:
- the LOC114405853 gene encoding LOB domain-containing protein 18-like, with amino-acid sequence MSINSSCSISGGSSSGGNNNGAGGSGGNNGGGSPCGACKFLRRKCVPGCIFAPYFDSEQGATHFAAVHKVFGASNVSKLLLNIPVYKRLDAVVTICYEAQARLRDPVYGCVAHIFALQQQVVSLQAELSYLQGHLATLELPQPPPPPPSSPQATTMAPPVISIAELPSTVPATYDLSSLFDPMAQSPSWAVQPRPIESRQYVGSGPSGPSATSASGGDLQALARELLHRHGSAPVVACSNPSYSHPISK